One genomic region from Muriicola soli encodes:
- the ppk2 gene encoding polyphosphate kinase 2 produces MRKGTAGKLHLSEEDLQLLNTPLGLKSLLADKKPNVDKALRLVKSELRFHELQAEVIKLQNWVIEKNKKVVVIFEGRDAAGKGGAIRRITEHINPRHFRIVALPKPTVEEQGQWYFQRYVNQLPKPGEMVFFDRSWYNRAVVEPVNGFCTKSQYQSFMEQVNSFENMIMDSGIYLIKFYFSITKEEQARRFKDIQSSPLKRWKLTPVDRKAQELWDTYTEFKLKMFEHTDLKTSPWIVVEANSKTEARIQVLEYIIDTIPYIQAEKKGEEED; encoded by the coding sequence ATGAGAAAAGGAACTGCCGGTAAACTACATTTAAGTGAGGAAGATCTTCAATTACTTAATACACCCCTGGGTTTAAAATCTTTATTGGCCGACAAAAAACCAAATGTTGACAAAGCTTTGAGACTGGTGAAGAGTGAACTTAGATTTCACGAACTCCAGGCAGAGGTGATCAAATTGCAAAATTGGGTCATAGAAAAAAACAAAAAGGTAGTCGTTATTTTTGAAGGTCGGGATGCCGCCGGAAAAGGTGGTGCAATACGCAGGATTACAGAGCACATTAATCCCCGTCATTTCAGAATTGTGGCACTTCCGAAGCCTACCGTAGAAGAACAGGGACAATGGTATTTTCAGCGCTACGTCAATCAATTACCCAAGCCCGGAGAAATGGTTTTTTTCGATCGAAGCTGGTATAACAGGGCCGTTGTAGAACCCGTAAATGGATTTTGTACGAAATCGCAGTACCAAAGTTTTATGGAGCAGGTAAATAGCTTTGAAAACATGATCATGGATTCCGGAATCTACCTCATCAAGTTCTACTTTTCAATTACTAAAGAAGAACAAGCCAGGCGGTTTAAAGACATTCAATCAAGTCCGTTAAAACGCTGGAAGCTAACGCCCGTTGATCGCAAGGCGCAGGAATTGTGGGATACCTACACCGAATTTAAACTAAAGATGTTTGAACATACCGATCTTAAAACGTCGCCCTGGATAGTTGTTGAGGCCAATTCCAAAACAGAGGCCAGAATACAGGTCCTCGAATATATTATAGATACTATTCCCTACATACAAGCTGAAAAAAAAGGTGAAGAAGAAGATTAG
- the ppk2 gene encoding polyphosphate kinase 2, which yields MYTIEDLSQAKKRKDLIEIALNKGMPVNKALQNLRYEEELRLLQIEMVNFQRWVKKNGIRVAVIFEGRDAAGKGGAIKRFKQHLNPRSTRVVALSKPTDVEKGQWYFRRYIKELPNPGEIVLFDRSWYNRAVVEPVMGFCNQQEYNQFMVQVPGFEHMLYEDGVKIIKFWFSISKKEQKKRMDSRLLNPLKKWKFSPVDQKGQELWDKYTYYKEHMFAKTHSTFSPWIIVKANSKKTARLESMRYVLSQFDYSGSHKSKTTILPDPNIVQRYFRQIEQIDI from the coding sequence ATGTACACCATAGAAGACCTGTCTCAGGCCAAGAAAAGAAAAGACCTTATAGAAATTGCCCTGAATAAAGGGATGCCTGTAAATAAAGCCCTCCAGAATCTGAGATATGAGGAGGAGTTGCGATTGCTTCAAATCGAGATGGTGAATTTTCAGCGATGGGTCAAGAAAAATGGAATAAGAGTAGCGGTTATTTTTGAAGGTCGCGATGCTGCAGGAAAAGGAGGAGCCATCAAGAGATTTAAACAACACCTGAATCCCAGATCTACCCGGGTGGTCGCCCTGTCAAAACCCACTGATGTTGAAAAGGGGCAATGGTATTTCAGAAGATATATCAAGGAACTTCCTAACCCGGGAGAAATCGTCCTTTTTGACCGAAGCTGGTACAACCGTGCGGTGGTAGAACCCGTTATGGGATTCTGCAATCAACAGGAGTATAATCAGTTTATGGTACAAGTACCCGGATTTGAACATATGCTCTATGAAGATGGCGTAAAAATCATCAAATTCTGGTTTTCGATTTCTAAAAAAGAACAGAAGAAGCGTATGGATTCACGTCTTCTCAATCCGCTTAAAAAATGGAAATTCAGTCCTGTTGATCAAAAAGGACAGGAACTTTGGGACAAGTACACTTACTACAAGGAACATATGTTCGCCAAAACACATTCCACTTTCAGTCCGTGGATCATCGTTAAAGCAAACAGTAAAAAAACAGCTCGACTGGAGAGCATGAGATATGTCCTGTCCCAGTTCGATTACTCAGGTTCTCACAAATCCAAAACCACGATCCTTCCCGATCCCAACATTGTCCAGAGATACTTTAGGCAGATCGAACAAATTGATATATAA
- a CDS encoding S9 family peptidase translates to MRKSVNILCFLLISLLIKVGYAQKIPFEYLDVFDLQYVSDPQISPGGNWIVYRRMGFNIMTDRAEGNLWMIRTDGSKHQKLTSREVSEYSPVWSPNGDRIAFVSATDEGSEIYIYWLESGKFARISQLPSSPSSLTWSPNGDLLAFSMNVPEKPPVLAKMPQKPKGAKWADSPRITDRVYHEADGRGYIEPGFNHLFVLPADGGSPRQLTEGNYQHRGALNWSTDGKELFFSANRSDDWEYDFRNSEIYSVNVENGTIRELTTRKGPDRNPALSPDGQTIAYSGYEDKVQAYQLSRLQMMDFNGDNKRSISQNFDRDVDDYIWDSKGNGLYIMYDDKGNTKIAHMSKNGSVKNLVGNVGGTSIGRPYGGGSFSVSDNGTIAFTQTRPEYPAELAVYDPKRGTSTKITDLNGPLLNYRELGRVEEVWYTSSFDQRDLQGWVVYPPGYDPGKKYPFLVENHGGPISNYGDRFTAEIQLYASDGYIVFYPNARGSTSYGEEFGNLLYNNYPGQDYDDVMDGVNFCIEKGIAHEDQLFVTGGSAGGIMTAWIIGKNNRFEAAVVAKPVMNWISKTLVADNYFGYANSRYPGQPWENFEGYWKFSPLSLVGKVETPTMVLVGMDDLRTPPSEAKQLYHALKLRKIETVLVEIPGASHGIANKPSNLITKVAHTLAWLNKYRTSNKKD, encoded by the coding sequence ATGAGAAAAAGTGTAAATATCCTGTGTTTCTTATTGATAAGCCTATTAATAAAAGTAGGATATGCCCAGAAAATACCCTTTGAATACCTCGATGTTTTCGATCTGCAATATGTCTCTGATCCACAGATTTCGCCTGGCGGAAACTGGATTGTTTATCGCAGAATGGGCTTTAATATCATGACCGATCGGGCAGAGGGAAACCTCTGGATGATCAGAACTGATGGCAGTAAACATCAGAAACTCACTTCACGGGAAGTATCGGAATACAGCCCTGTTTGGTCTCCCAATGGTGACCGGATTGCTTTTGTCAGTGCTACCGATGAGGGATCAGAAATTTATATCTACTGGTTAGAATCGGGTAAATTTGCCCGAATTTCACAACTGCCATCCAGTCCTTCCTCCCTAACCTGGTCACCCAATGGTGATCTGTTGGCCTTTTCCATGAATGTCCCTGAAAAACCACCCGTGCTTGCCAAGATGCCCCAGAAACCAAAAGGCGCCAAATGGGCAGATTCACCGAGAATTACAGACCGGGTATATCACGAAGCAGACGGAAGGGGATATATTGAACCCGGCTTTAATCATTTGTTTGTCCTACCGGCTGATGGGGGATCTCCAAGGCAATTGACGGAAGGAAATTATCAACACCGGGGAGCACTTAACTGGTCTACAGATGGAAAAGAACTCTTTTTCTCCGCGAACAGAAGTGATGATTGGGAATACGATTTCAGAAATAGTGAGATCTATTCCGTAAATGTAGAGAACGGAACCATCAGGGAACTCACGACTAGAAAAGGCCCCGACCGCAACCCTGCACTTTCACCGGACGGGCAAACCATCGCTTATTCCGGCTACGAGGACAAAGTTCAGGCCTATCAGCTGAGTCGGTTACAGATGATGGATTTCAACGGGGATAACAAGAGAAGTATATCCCAAAATTTTGATCGGGATGTGGACGATTACATATGGGATTCCAAAGGGAATGGGCTCTATATAATGTACGACGATAAGGGCAACACAAAAATCGCCCATATGTCTAAAAACGGTAGCGTAAAGAACCTGGTTGGGAACGTCGGGGGAACCTCTATCGGAAGACCGTACGGCGGTGGGTCTTTCAGTGTCTCTGACAACGGGACAATTGCATTTACCCAGACAAGACCCGAATACCCTGCTGAATTGGCCGTATACGATCCCAAACGGGGAACGTCAACTAAAATTACGGACCTCAATGGACCACTGCTCAATTATCGGGAACTGGGCAGGGTAGAAGAGGTTTGGTATACATCGTCTTTTGACCAAAGGGATCTGCAAGGGTGGGTAGTTTATCCTCCGGGTTATGATCCGGGAAAAAAATACCCCTTTCTTGTTGAAAATCACGGCGGGCCCATATCCAATTACGGCGATAGGTTTACTGCCGAGATACAGCTTTACGCTTCAGATGGATACATTGTCTTTTATCCAAATGCCAGAGGGAGTACCAGTTACGGGGAGGAGTTTGGAAACCTGCTCTACAATAACTACCCGGGGCAGGACTATGACGATGTAATGGACGGGGTTAATTTTTGTATCGAAAAGGGAATTGCCCATGAAGATCAGCTCTTTGTTACCGGAGGAAGTGCCGGGGGAATAATGACCGCGTGGATCATTGGGAAAAACAACAGATTTGAGGCGGCAGTGGTAGCAAAGCCGGTAATGAACTGGATCAGTAAGACGCTCGTTGCAGATAATTATTTCGGTTATGCGAATTCTCGTTATCCCGGGCAACCCTGGGAAAATTTTGAGGGCTACTGGAAATTCTCTCCCCTTTCCTTGGTCGGCAAGGTAGAAACCCCAACCATGGTATTGGTAGGGATGGATGATCTGCGGACTCCCCCCAGTGAGGCCAAGCAATTGTACCACGCCCTTAAATTGAGAAAAATTGAGACCGTTCTTGTAGAAATTCCAGGTGCTAGTCACGGAATAGCCAACAAACCCAGTAATCTGATCACCAAGGTAGCTCACACCCTGGCGTGGCTCAATAAATACCGTACTTCAAATAAAAAAGATTAA
- a CDS encoding DUF2141 domain-containing protein: MIKYLKYILLLLPCLVMAQNELTIEVEGVQSSKGKINIAIYNHAEGFLKFEEVYISDSAVATTGQTWLKISNLPSGEYALAVFHDENGNNILDTNWLGIPKEPVGFSNSRMKTFGPPSFKECSFNLNSDKAIKVIL, encoded by the coding sequence ATGATAAAATATTTGAAATATATACTCCTCTTGCTGCCCTGTTTGGTCATGGCTCAAAACGAACTTACCATCGAAGTAGAGGGGGTACAGTCCTCCAAAGGCAAAATAAATATTGCTATCTACAACCACGCCGAAGGTTTTCTAAAATTTGAAGAAGTCTATATTTCTGATAGTGCGGTAGCTACTACAGGTCAAACTTGGCTAAAGATCAGCAATCTACCCAGCGGGGAATACGCCCTTGCTGTTTTCCACGATGAAAATGGAAATAATATCCTAGATACCAATTGGCTGGGAATCCCCAAAGAGCCCGTAGGCTTTTCGAACTCCCGGATGAAAACCTTCGGGCCTCCGAGTTTTAAAGAATGTTCCTTTAACCTCAATTCAGACAAGGCCATAAAGGTCATACTGTAA
- a CDS encoding S41 family peptidase, protein MKGDMNFARPRWEEVNGNDLANANLSPTGKRAIFEYRGEIISVPKENGTYRNLTNTPGVADRYPVWSPKGDRIAWFTDASGEYQLVVANQDGSKLKSYPLPNPTFYFQPTWSPNGNYIAYSDTDYNVWIIALNSGSVKKVATDRYAHPNRTMNPVWSPDSRWIAYSKQLNSHFKAIFAYDVQVEKELQITDGMADAISPVWDESGAYLYFLASTNYGLQTGWLDMSSYDPQVTRSLYALVLAADGKAPNLPASDEEEISTAPTEKNDSKKKKGETEEVEKKVTVKIDANGIYSRIIPLDLAERNYVALAKSTKHQVFVAENVPNEPNFKIHTYDVEKMKAEEFGNNISDFVPSSDRKSVLVKQNGSWFISETSGSFKASDGKLNTNMKIRVDPRAEYHQIFKEGWRFMRDFLYVNNVHGAPWDLIYEWYSPWINHVRHRTDLNYVVDIMSGEVAIGHSYVSGGDLPDIDNVPIGLLGCDLEAVNGHYRISKIYNGEVYNPGLSAPLHLPGIDVKAGDYILAINGHPLSSDINPYSLLEQKAGRETILSVSSGTDLSNAREILIKPVRSEFLLRTMDWIEGNRKKVDSLSDGKLAYVYVPNTGGRGFEYFNRYYFAQQDKKGVIIDERNNGGGSAADYMIDIMDRTLVGYFNSKTNDNRPWTTPIAGIWGPKVMIINERAGSGGDLLPYMFKAKNIGPLVGTRTWGGLVGTWDTPRFIDGGRMVAPRGGFFDVNGEWAVEGEGIAPDIEVIQDPKKVLEGHDPQLEKSVEEALRLLKTQEFIMKSEPAPPTRWMRPPGYEKSDN, encoded by the coding sequence GTGAAGGGCGACATGAATTTTGCCCGTCCCAGATGGGAAGAAGTCAATGGCAATGACCTGGCAAACGCCAATCTTTCACCCACGGGGAAAAGAGCAATCTTTGAGTACAGGGGTGAAATTATCAGTGTCCCAAAAGAAAACGGCACTTATCGCAATCTCACGAATACTCCCGGAGTGGCAGACCGTTATCCCGTTTGGTCTCCTAAAGGTGATCGGATTGCGTGGTTCACCGATGCGAGCGGGGAATATCAATTGGTAGTGGCAAATCAGGACGGTAGTAAGCTCAAGAGTTATCCCCTGCCCAACCCAACCTTCTATTTTCAACCTACCTGGTCTCCCAACGGAAATTATATCGCTTATTCGGATACAGATTACAATGTCTGGATCATAGCTCTTAATTCGGGGAGCGTTAAAAAGGTAGCGACAGATCGATATGCACACCCCAACCGGACCATGAATCCGGTTTGGTCTCCGGATAGCCGATGGATTGCCTATTCCAAACAATTAAACAGTCATTTTAAGGCAATTTTCGCCTATGATGTTCAGGTAGAAAAAGAATTACAAATAACCGACGGTATGGCGGATGCTATCAGCCCTGTCTGGGACGAATCAGGTGCCTATCTCTATTTTCTGGCAAGCACGAATTACGGCTTGCAAACAGGCTGGTTAGATATGAGTTCATATGATCCGCAGGTCACACGGAGTTTGTATGCCCTGGTCCTTGCTGCCGATGGGAAAGCGCCAAACCTTCCTGCTTCCGATGAAGAAGAGATTAGTACTGCACCTACAGAAAAAAATGACAGCAAAAAGAAAAAGGGAGAAACCGAAGAGGTTGAAAAAAAAGTCACCGTAAAAATTGATGCAAATGGAATTTACTCCCGTATCATTCCCTTAGATCTGGCGGAACGAAATTATGTGGCCCTGGCCAAAAGTACCAAGCATCAGGTGTTTGTAGCCGAAAATGTCCCCAATGAGCCCAATTTTAAAATCCATACCTATGATGTGGAAAAAATGAAAGCAGAGGAATTTGGAAATAACATCTCCGATTTTGTTCCTTCCTCAGACAGAAAAAGTGTTTTAGTCAAGCAAAATGGCTCCTGGTTTATTTCAGAAACCAGCGGAAGTTTTAAAGCCAGCGATGGCAAACTGAATACCAATATGAAGATCAGGGTTGATCCCAGGGCAGAATATCATCAAATCTTCAAGGAAGGTTGGCGGTTTATGAGGGATTTCCTCTATGTAAACAACGTGCACGGTGCGCCCTGGGACCTTATTTATGAGTGGTATTCCCCATGGATTAATCACGTGCGCCACAGAACAGATCTCAATTACGTAGTAGACATCATGAGCGGGGAAGTCGCCATTGGGCATTCTTATGTATCGGGTGGTGATCTCCCAGATATCGACAATGTGCCCATAGGTCTGTTAGGTTGCGATCTGGAAGCAGTAAACGGACACTATCGCATTTCAAAGATCTACAATGGAGAGGTGTATAATCCGGGACTTAGTGCCCCGTTGCACCTTCCTGGAATTGACGTTAAGGCAGGTGACTATATTCTAGCCATCAATGGCCATCCGCTTAGCTCAGATATAAATCCCTACAGTTTATTAGAGCAAAAAGCCGGCCGGGAAACCATTTTAAGTGTTTCCTCGGGAACGGACTTAAGCAATGCGAGAGAAATACTTATTAAACCGGTAAGAAGTGAATTTCTGCTCAGGACGATGGACTGGATCGAAGGCAATCGCAAAAAAGTAGATTCATTGTCAGATGGTAAACTGGCCTACGTTTATGTCCCAAATACAGGTGGTCGTGGATTCGAATATTTCAACCGCTACTATTTCGCTCAGCAAGATAAAAAAGGTGTGATCATTGATGAACGCAATAACGGAGGAGGCTCTGCAGCAGACTATATGATCGATATTATGGACCGTACCCTGGTAGGTTATTTTAACAGCAAAACAAATGATAACCGGCCCTGGACAACACCTATTGCAGGTATATGGGGACCTAAGGTCATGATCATCAACGAAAGAGCTGGCTCAGGCGGAGACTTGTTACCCTATATGTTTAAGGCAAAAAATATTGGTCCTCTTGTGGGTACCCGAACATGGGGAGGCCTGGTGGGAACCTGGGACACACCGAGATTTATTGATGGCGGACGTATGGTTGCCCCCCGCGGTGGATTCTTTGATGTAAATGGGGAATGGGCAGTAGAAGGCGAAGGTATTGCCCCGGATATAGAAGTTATACAGGACCCGAAAAAAGTACTGGAAGGACATGATCCTCAGCTGGAAAAAAGTGTTGAAGAGGCTTTGAGATTATTAAAAACTCAGGAATTTATAATGAAGTCAGAACCCGCGCCGCCAACCAGATGGATGCGTCCACCCGGGTACGAGAAAAGCGATAATTAA
- a CDS encoding TonB-dependent receptor plug domain-containing protein produces MKRIILLFSLSLIILSACGTSKNTAGDSETPLGKNLDDKNRVTISLLNQIRRLPGIVVKGGIPFFNKANNSMLLEGSQQPLYVLNGYIVGTSFRSIDQLVDNVNVANIEALYGTDASEYGARGANGVIRITTK; encoded by the coding sequence ATGAAACGAATTATCCTTTTGTTCTCCCTGTCTCTAATAATTTTATCCGCTTGCGGAACTTCTAAAAATACAGCAGGGGATTCTGAGACTCCCCTTGGTAAAAACCTGGACGATAAAAACAGGGTGACCATTTCACTCCTCAACCAAATAAGGCGCCTGCCCGGTATTGTTGTTAAAGGCGGAATCCCGTTTTTTAACAAGGCCAATAACTCCATGTTACTCGAGGGATCCCAGCAACCCCTATATGTGCTCAATGGTTATATTGTCGGTACCTCTTTCCGCAGTATTGATCAACTGGTAGACAACGTAAATGTGGCAAATATAGAAGCCCTTTACGGCACTGACGCTTCTGAATACGGGGCAAGAGGCGCCAATGGCGTCATAAGGATCACCACCAAATAA
- a CDS encoding DUF423 domain-containing protein translates to MILLVQVVGALLGLLAVLFGAFGAHVLKKSLSEELLRSFETGVKYQMYHALLLVVLGFNLGFTSALETYMAYCFIFGTLLFSFSIYGLCLSSAKGRKWKFLGPVTPVGGLLLLAGWALLFYSFIAHIV, encoded by the coding sequence ATGATATTACTGGTTCAGGTTGTGGGAGCCCTATTAGGATTGCTGGCAGTTTTGTTTGGAGCATTTGGAGCTCATGTGTTAAAAAAATCCCTTTCTGAGGAGTTGTTAAGAAGTTTCGAAACCGGAGTGAAATACCAGATGTATCACGCCTTGTTATTGGTGGTTCTTGGTTTTAACCTCGGCTTTACCTCCGCATTGGAAACCTATATGGCCTACTGTTTTATTTTTGGTACCCTTTTATTTTCATTCAGTATTTACGGACTTTGCCTTTCCAGCGCGAAAGGCAGAAAATGGAAATTTTTAGGACCTGTAACCCCGGTAGGAGGCCTTCTTTTACTTGCAGGATGGGCATTGTTGTTCTATTCCTTTATCGCCCATATTGTTTAG
- the feoB gene encoding ferrous iron transport protein B, which yields MSKSINVALIGNPNTGKTSVFNQLTGLNQKVGNYPGITVEKKEGVCKLPRGVKAHILDLPGTYSLNTTSLDESVVVELLLNRNDKNFPDVAVVVSDVENLKRNLLLFTQIKDLRIPTILVINMADRMLRKGITLDVPLLEEKLDTKIALVSMRKNTGVAKIKELIADYKNISSKPNVDTTVIAPDYFERLKRTFPNEDLYKLWLVITQDVNFMPIEKKRIQDSSDFSTKSKSELKRLQQKETILRYQFINGILKEAYKVDLQAARGLRATLDKILTHKVFGYLIFFFILLTIFQAIYDWSSYPMDFIDEQFAAGSEWIKDTLPPGVFTNLLAEGILAGIGGIVIFIPQIAFLFLFIALLEESGYMSRVVFLMDRVMRPFGLSGKSVVPLISGTACAIPAVMATRNIENWKERLITILVTPFTTCSARLPVYLIIIALVIPEGRFIGLSYQALTLMLLYALGFVAAIFSAMILHKILKIRSRTFFVIEMPNYKLPLLKNVAITVIEKTKSFVYGAGKIILAISIVLWFLGSNGITDRFVKAESLVQERISEKGFTPYNQADLEQKLAAYKTELESQSALSTAQIQDSLLVQQKALEARAEKQEIASFKLENSYIGNIGKAIEPIVKPLGYDWKIGIAVLTSFAAREVFVGTLATIYSVGNDEEETIKNRMAAEVNSETDEPLFNLASGISLLLFYAFAMQCMSTLAVVKRETNSWKWPLAQLVFMSVFAYLVALVAYQILN from the coding sequence ATGAGCAAGAGTATCAACGTTGCACTTATTGGAAATCCCAACACCGGGAAGACGTCTGTCTTTAATCAGTTAACCGGACTGAATCAAAAAGTAGGTAACTATCCCGGAATCACAGTAGAAAAGAAAGAGGGGGTCTGTAAGCTACCGAGGGGGGTAAAAGCTCATATATTAGATCTGCCCGGGACCTATAGCCTCAATACAACTTCCCTTGATGAAAGTGTGGTGGTTGAACTACTGCTTAATCGCAATGACAAAAACTTTCCGGATGTGGCGGTGGTTGTCAGCGATGTGGAAAATCTCAAGCGTAACCTCCTTCTCTTCACCCAGATAAAGGACCTAAGAATTCCAACCATCCTTGTGATCAATATGGCAGATCGTATGTTGAGGAAGGGTATTACACTGGATGTTCCCTTGCTGGAAGAAAAGCTGGATACTAAGATTGCCCTGGTGAGTATGCGCAAAAATACCGGGGTTGCCAAGATCAAAGAATTGATCGCAGACTACAAGAATATTTCGAGCAAGCCCAATGTAGATACAACGGTTATCGCACCGGATTACTTCGAGCGTTTAAAGAGGACATTTCCCAACGAAGACCTGTACAAACTATGGCTCGTGATTACCCAGGATGTAAACTTCATGCCAATTGAAAAAAAACGCATTCAGGACAGCAGCGATTTTAGTACCAAGTCGAAGTCTGAACTTAAGCGGCTTCAACAAAAAGAGACGATTCTAAGGTATCAGTTTATCAATGGCATACTGAAAGAAGCTTACAAAGTAGACCTGCAGGCTGCCAGGGGGCTCAGGGCTACTTTAGATAAGATACTAACACACAAGGTTTTTGGGTATTTAATTTTCTTTTTCATCCTTCTGACCATCTTCCAGGCGATTTACGACTGGAGTAGTTATCCCATGGATTTTATTGACGAACAATTTGCTGCAGGCAGTGAATGGATCAAAGACACCCTTCCCCCGGGGGTATTCACGAATCTGCTTGCTGAAGGTATCCTGGCAGGCATCGGGGGAATTGTAATCTTTATCCCCCAAATTGCATTTTTATTCCTGTTTATCGCCTTGCTAGAAGAATCGGGCTATATGAGCAGGGTAGTCTTTCTTATGGACAGAGTGATGAGGCCCTTCGGGCTTAGCGGAAAAAGCGTAGTCCCACTGATTTCAGGTACGGCTTGCGCTATCCCAGCGGTTATGGCTACAAGAAATATAGAGAATTGGAAAGAACGCCTGATTACCATCCTGGTCACACCTTTTACCACTTGCTCTGCCCGACTTCCCGTTTACCTTATAATTATTGCTCTGGTAATTCCTGAAGGTAGGTTTATCGGACTGAGTTACCAGGCTCTCACCCTGATGTTACTTTACGCCTTAGGATTTGTGGCTGCAATATTTTCTGCCATGATCCTTCACAAAATACTAAAGATCAGGAGTCGGACCTTTTTTGTAATCGAAATGCCCAATTACAAGCTGCCATTGCTGAAAAATGTCGCGATCACGGTTATCGAAAAGACCAAAAGCTTTGTCTATGGAGCAGGGAAGATCATACTTGCTATTTCCATCGTCTTGTGGTTCCTTGGCTCCAATGGAATAACAGACCGATTTGTCAAGGCTGAATCCCTTGTACAGGAACGTATTTCTGAAAAAGGGTTTACCCCTTACAACCAGGCAGATTTAGAACAAAAGTTGGCTGCTTATAAAACTGAGCTGGAATCTCAGTCTGCACTAAGTACAGCCCAAATTCAGGATTCTCTCCTTGTACAACAGAAAGCTTTGGAAGCGCGGGCTGAAAAACAGGAAATTGCCAGTTTTAAACTGGAGAATTCCTATATCGGCAACATTGGAAAAGCAATCGAACCTATTGTAAAACCTCTTGGATACGACTGGAAAATAGGGATTGCAGTACTTACGTCCTTTGCAGCCAGGGAGGTGTTTGTAGGAACCCTTGCCACCATTTACAGTGTTGGTAATGACGAAGAAGAAACCATTAAGAACCGAATGGCGGCAGAAGTAAATTCCGAAACTGATGAGCCATTATTTAACCTGGCATCGGGTATTTCTCTGCTTCTATTCTATGCCTTTGCTATGCAATGTATGAGTACACTGGCGGTCGTAAAACGGGAGACCAACAGCTGGAAATGGCCACTGGCACAGCTGGTATTTATGAGCGTTTTTGCCTATCTTGTAGCTTTGGTGGCATATCAAATATTGAATTAA
- a CDS encoding FeoA family protein produces the protein MDLTVVDLKRGQRGIIREFADDVLPIKLLELGCLPGNEIEMVQIAPLNDPIYINVNGSHIAIRRSTARLISLDIIEDA, from the coding sequence TTGGACCTTACCGTCGTAGATTTAAAAAGAGGGCAACGCGGAATCATCCGTGAATTTGCTGATGATGTGCTCCCCATTAAACTCCTTGAATTGGGTTGCCTCCCGGGCAACGAAATCGAAATGGTTCAGATTGCCCCTTTAAATGATCCTATCTACATCAACGTCAATGGTTCCCACATTGCCATCAGAAGGTCAACCGCCCGTTTGATCTCCCTAGACATCATAGAAGACGCCTAA
- a CDS encoding SCO family protein, translated as MRQFFRKFRFLGIVLLGISAVIVYLFYNALQPQKTLPVYQPADFNPELVDDSVQYVRKYHTIADFSLINQNGKIVTQEDYRDKIYVADFFFTTCPSICPIMTENMVTIQNEILEDEEVLLLSHSVTPVIDSVAQLKKYALEKGVIDKKWNLVTGDKKQIYNLARKSYLAAKTDGDGGPYDMIHTENFILVDKEKRIRGTYDGTNPKEIEKLLNDLSILKASYTD; from the coding sequence ATGCGACAGTTCTTTAGAAAATTTCGATTCCTGGGCATCGTTTTACTGGGTATTTCCGCTGTCATTGTCTATCTCTTCTACAACGCCCTTCAGCCACAAAAAACATTACCTGTATACCAACCGGCAGATTTTAATCCCGAACTGGTGGATGACTCTGTTCAATACGTGAGGAAGTACCACACTATAGCCGACTTTTCCCTGATCAATCAAAATGGGAAGATTGTCACCCAGGAAGACTACAGGGACAAAATTTATGTGGCAGATTTCTTCTTTACTACCTGCCCTTCTATTTGCCCTATCATGACCGAAAACATGGTCACTATCCAAAATGAGATCCTGGAAGACGAGGAAGTATTGCTATTGAGTCATTCCGTTACTCCGGTTATTGATTCCGTGGCTCAACTCAAAAAATACGCCCTGGAAAAAGGAGTCATCGATAAAAAATGGAACCTGGTCACAGGAGATAAAAAACAAATCTACAACCTGGCCAGAAAGTCGTATCTGGCGGCAAAAACAGATGGGGATGGCGGACCTTACGACATGATCCATACCGAAAATTTTATCCTTGTAGACAAGGAAAAAAGGATTAGGGGGACATATGACGGGACCAATCCGAAGGAAATAGAGAAATTGCTAAACGATCTCAGTATCCTGAAAGCTTCTTATACAGATTAA